The following are encoded together in the Hippoglossus stenolepis isolate QCI-W04-F060 chromosome 12, HSTE1.2, whole genome shotgun sequence genome:
- the st3gal7 gene encoding ST3 beta-galactoside alpha-2,3-sialyltransferase 7 isoform X2: MDQVATLGNDFQHPKDLVLLNSSATLLSGPCQPHWSLNHLKSLSWSGGLVDIPVFVQQDRPVTWDLSPPLGLQGSEEPLALALASLPEHNLPPSLRRDGSCKRCMVVGNGGVLHGSHLGSHIDQYDIIIRLNNAPVPGFERDAGSRTTIRLLYPEGAPLSAKEYKNTSMVALVVFKSLDLDWLTSVITKQPLSFWSKMWFWREVVDDIPLRPENFRILHPEIIRKTGQVLQKYAVKHGKMVPTLGASAVVLALQLCDQVSLAGFGYDMQHPEARLHYYETIRMDAMKAQVVHDVSAEKLFLRDLVTVRAVTDLTGALGASSMETNHIVNSTCTPPSHCEHV, encoded by the exons ATGGATCAGGTGGCAACACTGGGCAATGACTTTCAACATCCCAAAGACCTG GTTTTACTAAACAGCTCAGCCACGCTGCTGTCAGGCCCCTGTCAGCCTCACTGGAGTCTGAACCACCTCAAGTCTCTGTCCTGGTCTGGGGGCCTCGTGGACATCCCCGTGTTTGTGCAGCAGGACAGGCCCGTGACCTGGGATCTGTCCCCTCCTCTGGGGCTTCAGGGCAGCGAAGAGCCTCTGGCCCTGGCTCTTGCATCTCTGCCTGAGCATAACCTGCCTCCATCACTGAGGAGAGACGGCAGCTGCAAGCGATGTATGGTGGTGGGCAATGGAGGGGTTCTGCACGGGAGCCATCTTGGATCCCATATAGATCAGTATGACATCATTATCAG GTTGAATAACGCTCCAGTGCCCGGCTTCGAGAGAGATGCTGGTTCCCGCACCACCATCCGCTTGCTTTACCCAGAGGGAGCGCCTCTCTCTGCAAAAgagtacaaaaatacctccatggTCGCACTGGTGGTTTTCAAGAGCCTGGACCTGGACTGGCTCACTTCTGTCATCACCAAACAGCCTCTG aGCTTCTGGTCCAAAATGTGGTTCTGGAGAGAGGTGGTGGACGATATCCCTCTAAGACCAGAGAACTTCAGGATCCTACATCCGGAGATTATTCGCAAGACGGGACAAGTGCTACAGAAATATGCAGTGAAACATGGAAAA ATGGTGCCCACACTAGGTGCCAGCGCGGTGGTGTTGGCTTTGCAGCTGTGTGACCAGGTGAGCCTGGCAGGGTTTGGCTACGACATGCAGCACCCAGAGGCCAGGCTTCACTACTATGAGACAATACGCATGGACGCCATGAAGGCTCAA GTGGTGCATGACGTCAGTGCTGAGAAACTCTTCTTGAGGGACCTGGTGACTGTGCGAGCTGTGACCGACCTCACAGGCGCATTGGGAGCCAGCAGCATGGAGACCAATCATATAGTGAACTCCACGTGcactcctccctctcactgTGAGCATGTATAG